The following coding sequences lie in one Cannabis sativa cultivar Pink pepper isolate KNU-18-1 chromosome 5, ASM2916894v1, whole genome shotgun sequence genomic window:
- the LOC115716329 gene encoding ATG8-interacting protein 2, whose amino-acid sequence MTDKEGEDIISRGNEWEVVSLTASTYAAAPGPKEVESNDNDKGTYGVEAETSRALFMSGHFVFPPSQHENLPLESDNDKISDEHGDKDVVSELAAGEEGRTSGKDNENLTFEQLTVTDDFPGISFFNEKGNRPPFHGTDFEEGTNIPGLNLIEEQNVYSAAKYSSFQTETNLVGSAPYSEETAIPEYVETSEENLDAGDLTLSPRPLKDDKRDGSGLPCEAWWKRGAASLYSQAKEANTFWSIFVAAAVMGLVILGQHWQQERWQALQLKWKFSLNSERASRVFGPISRLKDVIVGGHRRGSLIRGSTSSEN is encoded by the exons ATGACAGACAAGGAGGGAGAAGACATCATTTCTCGTGGGAATGAATGGGAAGTTGTTTCACTTACAGCATCAACATATGCTGCTGCCCCTGGTCCAAAAGAAGTTGAGTCAAACGATAATGACAAGGGCACATATGGAGTGGAAGCTGAAACTTCCCGTGCTTTGTTCATGTCAGGGCATTTTGTTTTTCCACCAAGTCAGCATGAGAATTTGCCCTTGGAATCTGACAATGATAAGATTAGTGATGAGCACGGGGATAAAGATGTGGTATCTGAATTGGCTGCTGGAGAAGAGGGGAGAACTAGTGGCAAGGATAATGAAAACTTGACTTTTGAACAACTGACTGTAACAGATGACTTTCCAGGAATTTCCTTTTTCAACGAGAAGGGTAATAGGCCACCCTTTCATGGTACAGATTTTGAAGAAGGCACAAATATTCCAGGATTAAAtctaattgaagaacaaaatgTGTATAGTGCTGCCAAGTATAGTTCTTTCCAAACTGAAACAAATTTAGTTGGTTCAGCACCATATAGTGAGGAGACAGCTATTCCTGAATATGTTGAAACATCAGAAGAAAACCTTGATGCTGGGGACTTAACTCTTTCACCAAGGCCTTTGAAAGATGACAAACGTGATGGTTCTGGACTTCCATGTGAAGCTTGGTGGAAAAGAGGAGCTGCATCTTTATATTCTCAAGCAAAAGAAGCAAATACATTCTGGTCTATCTTTGTTGCAGCAGCTGTTATGGGCCTTGTAATTCTGGGGCAGCATTGGCAGCAAGAAAGATGGCAGGCTCTGCAACTTAAGTGGAAGTTCAGCCTTAATAGTGAG AGGGCAAGCAGAGTGTTTGGTCCCATTTCTCGACTAAAAGATGTGATTGTGGGAGGTCACCGCCGTGGATCCCTCATTAGAGGCAGCACATCAAGTGAGAATTAA